A region of Silurus meridionalis isolate SWU-2019-XX chromosome 15, ASM1480568v1, whole genome shotgun sequence DNA encodes the following proteins:
- the LOC124397893 gene encoding C-type lectin domain family 4 member F-like, translated as MKEMTVLLNTVNGSYSGLAWIGLYDDLNSWKWSLDDDSFYQEGEKDFRWWFHEPDNFKGKELCVSMNNRGEWFDRPCNDRKTFVCFNGMTNSYVGINDPVTWEKARSFCRVNYTDLASVRNETELQQILTVIKDVEVWIGLYRNQLWSDQSNSTFTYWRPASSEPTEEPDNGVNSHGQRGNQRCTAVEQSGQWTDENCFNSFPFICYTTYTPEMNTLQRKISAPDIL; from the exons ATGAAGGAAATGACGGTGCTTCTTAACACAGTAAATGGCAGCTACTCAGGTTTAGCCTGGATTGGACTGTATGATGACCTAAACAGCTGGAAGTGGTCTCTGGATGATGATTCTTTCTAccaggagggagagaaagactTTAGATGGTGGTTCCATGAACCTGATAACTTCAAAGGAAAAGAGCTGTGTGTTTCTATGAATAACAGAGGGGAATGGTTTGACAGGCCTTGTAATGACAGAAAGACATTTGTTTGCTTCAATG GTATGACCAACTCATATGTGGGCATTAATGATCCAGTGACATGGGAAAAAGCTCGTAGTTTTTGTAGAGTGAATTACACAGACCTGGCCAGTGTGAGGAATGAGACTGAACTTCAACAAATACTGACAGTCATAAAAGACGTTGAGGTATGGATTGGTCTGTATAGGAATCAATTATGGTCAGATCAGAGCAACTCAACCTTTACATATTGGAGACCAGCGAGTTCAGAACCAACAGAAGAACCTGATAATGGTGTAAATTCACATGGACAACGTGGAAATCAACGATGCACAGCTGTGGAACAGTCTGGCCAATGGACAGATGAAAACTGTTTCAACAGTTTCCCTTTCATCTGCTACACTA CATATACTCCAG aaatgaacACACTGCAAAGGAAAATCAGTGCTCCTGATATTCTGTAA